The Sorangiineae bacterium MSr11367 genome window below encodes:
- a CDS encoding MFS transporter yields MWRRIFPDWRGLPTAFWLVCAGTFVNKFGTFVLPFLSIYLTQRRQFSPQEAGIVASFFGIGSFAAGPLGGTLADRIGRRRTIIASLGFSAIAIMLLPLAQTLPHFAAGAFVLGMTGDMYRPAVSALVADVVAPEARPRAYAFLYWAVNLGVACGVPLAGALATFSPRWLFLADGAASLVFVAIIWAGVRETRPAERTEVEVRVSSPTVLGDPLFLGFVLLMFPLAFVFTQHQTNLPIDMGNHGLSARQYGLLIAINPALIVVLQPTMGQVTRAFNRLGVLAVGAILMAIGFGINAFATTIPIYAISVAIWSFGEMFALPVATSVISDLAPSAARGNYLGIYQGVWGAANMTAPACGAFLLQRHGGSTLWSTCFFLCAGAAAGFYALTSSMKRRLDADMPIRTSRSASPSTSEACATDTD; encoded by the coding sequence ATGTGGCGACGCATCTTTCCGGATTGGCGTGGACTCCCGACGGCATTTTGGCTCGTCTGTGCAGGCACGTTCGTCAATAAGTTCGGAACGTTCGTTCTACCTTTTCTATCGATTTACCTCACCCAGCGCAGGCAATTTTCTCCGCAAGAGGCGGGGATCGTCGCCTCGTTCTTTGGCATAGGCTCCTTCGCGGCCGGGCCACTGGGTGGCACGCTGGCAGATCGCATCGGGCGGCGGCGAACCATCATCGCCAGCTTGGGATTCAGTGCCATCGCCATCATGCTGCTGCCTCTGGCGCAAACGCTCCCCCACTTCGCGGCCGGCGCCTTCGTCCTGGGCATGACGGGCGACATGTATCGACCTGCGGTCAGCGCGCTGGTGGCCGACGTGGTGGCCCCCGAAGCTCGACCTCGCGCCTATGCATTCCTTTATTGGGCCGTGAACCTCGGCGTTGCCTGCGGAGTGCCGCTTGCGGGCGCGCTTGCCACGTTCAGCCCGCGATGGCTCTTTCTGGCAGACGGTGCCGCGAGCCTCGTGTTCGTGGCCATCATTTGGGCCGGCGTGCGGGAAACGCGTCCGGCCGAACGCACCGAGGTCGAGGTGCGCGTCTCCAGCCCGACCGTCCTGGGCGATCCCCTGTTTCTTGGCTTCGTCCTTCTGATGTTTCCACTGGCCTTCGTCTTCACGCAGCACCAGACGAATCTGCCCATCGATATGGGCAACCACGGATTGAGCGCGCGGCAATACGGTTTGCTCATCGCCATCAACCCCGCACTGATCGTGGTGTTGCAGCCGACGATGGGGCAGGTTACCCGAGCATTCAACCGCCTCGGGGTTTTGGCCGTCGGTGCTATTTTGATGGCCATTGGCTTTGGCATCAATGCCTTTGCCACCACCATTCCAATTTATGCCATCTCGGTCGCCATCTGGAGTTTCGGCGAAATGTTCGCCCTGCCAGTTGCTACCTCCGTGATCTCCGATCTGGCCCCGAGCGCGGCGCGCGGAAACTACCTTGGCATCTACCAAGGCGTGTGGGGCGCTGCGAACATGACGGCGCCCGCGTGCGGTGCGTTCCTTCTTCAGCGACATGGCGGGAGCACGCTCTGGTCCACGTGCTTTTTCCTCTGTGCCGGGGCGGCTGCGGGCTTTTACGCGCTGACCTCATCGATGAAGCGCCGATTGGACGCTGACATGCCCATCCGTACATCCCGCAGCGCCTCGCCTTCCACGAGCGAGGCTTGCGCAACCGACACGGATTAG
- a CDS encoding DUF1097 domain-containing protein, with the protein MKNIAQWKITLGESLVASAAATVSFVLLGLPVWAMFIGWIAFFTRGVDFRHGAINFACVLVGLACGMGAAVGLHALGPYLGAWTVTVVVFFVAMVVVSLRLVPIFNNLLGFFLGLVSYFASHLPPSGEAFAKLGMAAAVGSLAGWLASRVHKHWSATSSIQPRPRGGEALGNG; encoded by the coding sequence GTGAAAAATATCGCTCAATGGAAGATCACCCTCGGCGAATCGCTGGTCGCTTCGGCGGCGGCGACGGTGAGCTTCGTGCTTCTCGGTCTGCCGGTGTGGGCCATGTTCATCGGTTGGATCGCGTTCTTTACGCGGGGGGTCGATTTCCGGCACGGCGCGATCAACTTCGCCTGCGTGCTCGTGGGCTTGGCATGTGGGATGGGCGCTGCCGTGGGACTCCACGCGCTCGGTCCGTACTTGGGGGCGTGGACGGTCACCGTGGTGGTCTTTTTCGTGGCGATGGTGGTCGTGTCGTTGCGGCTGGTGCCGATCTTCAACAACCTGCTCGGATTCTTTCTAGGCTTGGTCTCGTACTTTGCCTCGCACCTTCCGCCTTCGGGGGAGGCTTTTGCCAAGCTGGGAATGGCCGCGGCGGTGGGATCCCTCGCGGGCTGGTTGGCGAGCCGCGTTCACAAGCACTGGAGTGCGACTTCGTCGATTCAGCCCCGACCGCGCGGCGGTGAGGCACTCGGAAATGGCTAA
- a CDS encoding 2TM domain-containing protein, with translation MTQRRYSDEEVRTILEMALKRDDKQGVGHDELLAAAAEVGISREAIETAALELDDARGEQQAREAILARRRKGFAAHMWPFIAVNAFLAAINMLTTPDVLWFLFPLLGWGLGMFFHARSAFSKEVSPKALAREHKRNEQQARKQRREKTAKELNAALDHGVDRLLTHLSREMRDGRTRVADSGAKDPRKRVDVREDLLDELEHDEPSEQRARRSR, from the coding sequence ATGACGCAGCGGCGCTACTCGGACGAAGAGGTTCGCACCATCCTGGAGATGGCGCTCAAGAGGGACGACAAGCAAGGCGTCGGGCACGACGAGCTTCTGGCTGCGGCCGCCGAGGTAGGCATTTCGCGCGAGGCCATCGAGACGGCGGCGCTGGAGCTCGACGATGCGCGCGGTGAGCAGCAGGCGCGGGAGGCGATTTTGGCGCGCCGGCGCAAAGGGTTCGCAGCCCACATGTGGCCCTTCATCGCGGTGAACGCGTTTCTCGCGGCCATCAACATGCTCACGACGCCGGACGTCCTTTGGTTCCTCTTTCCGCTCCTCGGGTGGGGCCTCGGCATGTTTTTCCATGCGCGGTCTGCCTTCTCGAAGGAGGTCTCGCCCAAAGCGCTGGCGCGCGAACACAAACGAAACGAGCAGCAGGCGCGCAAGCAGCGACGCGAGAAGACCGCCAAAGAGCTCAATGCGGCTCTCGACCATGGCGTCGACCGGTTGCTGACGCACCTTTCGCGCGAGATGCGGGATGGCCGAACGCGCGTTGCCGATTCGGGCGCGAAGGACCCGCGCAAGCGCGTCGACGTCCGGGAAGACCTTTTGGACGAGCTCGAGCACGATGAGCCGTCGGAACAGCGCGCCCGTCGTTCGCGCTGA
- a CDS encoding GFA family protein, whose product MEPTDMQPESESPPPHTGRCLCGAIRYVANGSPVNVRVCHCRICQRATGAPFFARALFPIAAVSVQGQTSAFASSAGLLRRFCASCGTSVFAQRDHEFLAVALATLDEPGRLPPTMHIFTSSKVPWLSLNDGLPQFLERP is encoded by the coding sequence GTGGAACCGACAGATATGCAGCCCGAATCGGAATCGCCGCCGCCGCACACGGGCCGCTGTCTTTGTGGTGCCATCCGCTACGTGGCCAACGGATCGCCGGTGAACGTGCGCGTCTGCCACTGCCGCATCTGCCAACGGGCCACGGGCGCGCCCTTCTTCGCGCGCGCACTCTTTCCCATCGCAGCGGTTTCGGTCCAAGGACAAACGTCGGCCTTTGCCTCGTCGGCCGGCCTTCTTCGCCGCTTCTGCGCATCGTGCGGTACGTCGGTGTTCGCGCAGCGTGATCACGAGTTTCTCGCCGTCGCGCTCGCGACCCTCGATGAACCGGGGCGGCTTCCCCCGACGATGCACATCTTCACCTCGAGCAAAGTCCCATGGCTTTCGTTGAACGACGGCTTGCCGCAGTTTCTCGAACGGCCTTGA
- a CDS encoding nuclear transport factor 2 family protein, with translation MASSNTNDTRETVLRYLKALGEKDLATVLALAADDIEYRILGDHPLAGVFSGRDQVVAGFFQPMMSLLDMAAPYVTEVSRMITEDEHAVVECVSSSTTKDGRPFRNPMVAILTVKDGKVTQVAEYFDTDNFKRTLFPSAPR, from the coding sequence ATGGCATCATCCAATACGAACGACACGCGAGAAACGGTACTTCGATATCTGAAGGCGCTCGGGGAAAAGGACCTCGCCACGGTCCTCGCGCTCGCCGCCGACGATATCGAGTACCGAATTCTAGGCGATCATCCGCTCGCGGGCGTCTTTTCCGGGCGCGACCAAGTCGTTGCCGGATTCTTTCAGCCCATGATGTCCCTGTTGGACATGGCCGCGCCGTATGTGACCGAGGTGTCGCGCATGATCACCGAGGACGAGCACGCCGTGGTGGAATGCGTCTCGAGCTCCACGACGAAAGACGGCCGCCCCTTCCGCAACCCCATGGTGGCCATCCTCACCGTAAAAGACGGCAAGGTGACCCAGGTCGCCGAATACTTCGACACGGACAACTTCAAGCGCACCCTATTCCCCTCGGCCCCGCGCTAA
- a CDS encoding FAD-dependent monooxygenase, producing the protein MGNTKAIIVGAGIGGLAAAVSLRRVGIDVEVWEQAPELKAMGTGISVISNAVAALQLLGIDLGLGTIRGAVGETAEILNPKGQTIVTSRASDIFKSQPGAKTVCIHRGDLQAGFLEASKGTPIHLGAVASKFERDGKGVRVKFKDGRETRGDILIGADGINSTIRSQLHGASPTRYGGFLCWLATVPFKHPRMTPGWSGQYWGTGKRFGLHDIGQGRAYWWGTQTMPEQQARNWKGGKRELARAFEGWAPETRELIEITPAEDIVTVPSQDRPFIERWGEGPVTLLGDAAHPMLTSLAQGGSSSIEDAVVLASTLATAPDPVRGLRQYEDQRRERTRWMVDTSRKLGVVEQIENPLLILLRTAFLKLTPKGKLWETFERAGTLPPINTAFKLQTASEA; encoded by the coding sequence ATGGGAAACACCAAAGCCATCATCGTGGGCGCCGGAATCGGCGGGTTGGCAGCCGCCGTCTCCCTCCGACGCGTGGGAATCGACGTTGAAGTTTGGGAGCAGGCCCCCGAGCTCAAAGCCATGGGGACGGGCATTTCCGTCATTAGCAATGCGGTGGCTGCCCTCCAGCTACTTGGCATCGATCTCGGCCTGGGCACGATCCGCGGTGCCGTGGGGGAGACTGCGGAAATCCTCAACCCCAAAGGCCAGACCATCGTAACTTCGCGCGCGTCGGATATCTTCAAATCGCAACCGGGCGCGAAGACCGTGTGCATCCACCGTGGCGATCTCCAGGCTGGGTTCCTGGAGGCGTCGAAGGGCACGCCCATCCACCTCGGTGCGGTGGCCTCGAAGTTCGAGCGTGATGGTAAGGGTGTTCGCGTGAAGTTCAAAGACGGGCGCGAGACCCGCGGCGACATCCTCATTGGCGCGGACGGCATCAACTCGACGATTCGCAGCCAGCTCCACGGGGCGAGCCCGACGCGTTACGGTGGATTTCTCTGCTGGCTGGCCACGGTGCCGTTCAAGCATCCGCGCATGACGCCGGGGTGGAGCGGTCAATACTGGGGTACGGGCAAGCGCTTCGGCCTGCACGACATCGGGCAGGGGCGCGCGTATTGGTGGGGCACGCAGACCATGCCGGAGCAGCAGGCTCGCAATTGGAAAGGCGGCAAACGGGAGCTGGCCCGCGCCTTCGAGGGCTGGGCGCCCGAGACGCGGGAACTCATCGAGATCACGCCGGCGGAAGACATCGTGACGGTGCCGTCGCAGGATCGGCCGTTCATCGAGCGCTGGGGCGAGGGGCCGGTGACCTTGCTGGGCGACGCTGCGCATCCCATGCTGACGAGTCTTGCTCAGGGTGGAAGCAGCTCCATCGAGGACGCGGTGGTGCTGGCCTCGACGTTGGCCACGGCGCCGGATCCGGTCCGCGGTTTGCGTCAATACGAGGACCAGCGCCGCGAACGAACGCGGTGGATGGTCGACACGTCGCGCAAGCTGGGCGTGGTGGAGCAAATCGAGAATCCCTTGCTCATTCTGCTGCGCACGGCGTTCTTGAAGCTCACACCGAAGGGCAAGCTCTGGGAGACGTTCGAACGCGCCGGAACGCTGCCGCCCATCAACACCGCGTTCAAACTTCAGACCGCAAGCGAGGCATGA